Proteins encoded together in one Amblyraja radiata isolate CabotCenter1 chromosome 11, sAmbRad1.1.pri, whole genome shotgun sequence window:
- the LOC116978246 gene encoding PDZ and LIM domain protein 4-like isoform X2: MSHLDAQNKIKACMDQLTLSINRNENKPWSPNGIEDGSTRPFENSLQAQPQECRATGSPTSRKPAPFTMSTNVNEGRQLANAQYNTPAALYTNDNIDHSLPEQLSGLHVASPHIESPKLSPKLWNEVDTESDVYKMLRDGEEPPSEPKQSGSFKMLQGMLEAEQTGERSERPTAIKSIKSPVTKFSNAPPTLQRLPHCTRCETAIVGAVIKAREKIYHPACFMCSDCGLNLKQKGYFFIEEQLYCETHAKARVQPPEGYEVVAVYPNSRV, translated from the exons GAATGAAAACAAGCCCTGGTCCCCGAATGGTATTGAAGATGGAAGCACTCGGCCTTTCGAAAACTCTCTCCAAGCACAGCCGCAG GAATGCAGAGCAACTGGGAGTCCAACTAGCAGGAAGCCGGCGCCATtcacaatgagcacaaacgtgaATGAGGGCAGACAGCTTGCTAACGCACAGTATAACACACCTGCCGCACTCTACACCAATGACAACATTGACCACTCCTTACCGGAGCAGTTAAGTGGCCTTCACGTTGCCTCTCCACA cattgaatctccaaaattatcacccaaattatggaatgaGGTAGACACTGAATCGGATGTTTATAAgatgctccgtgatggtgaggaaCCCCCTTCAGAACCCAAACAGTCGGGATCTTTCAAAATGTTGCAGGGAATGCTGGAGGCTGAACAGACAG GTGAGAGAAGTGAAAGGCCGACTGCCATCAAGAGCATCAAATCTCCGGTCACAAAATTCAGCAATGCTCCTCCCACACTGCAGAGGTTACCACATTGTACCAGATGCGAGACTGCCATAGT GGGCGCTGTTATTAAGGCACGGGAGAAGATATATCATCCCGCTTGCTTCATGTGTTCTGACTGTGGATTAAATCTGAAGCAGAAAGGATATTTCTTCATCGAAGAGCAGCTATATTGTGAGACCCATGCAAAAGCGAGGGTTCAGCCACCTGAAGGATACGAGGTGGTAGCTGTGTATCCCAACTCCAGGGTGTAA